In the genome of Arachis stenosperma cultivar V10309 chromosome 6, arast.V10309.gnm1.PFL2, whole genome shotgun sequence, the window TAAGTAAAACTCAAGAGTTGAGTGAAAGTGAAATGCTCCTCAAACAGAGTTTTCCATACCAGAGATAGCAGCACTTTGCCTATGTTCCCATAAAAGTTAACCCATGAATCTGGAAATTTGACAtgtttaaaatttgttaaatgtGAAAATACAGAATCAAATGGCTAGTTATAGCAATAGCAGAGATGACAGACCTTGATCTACAGATTGCACAACCATTTGTAAGTAGTTTCCGACCCCTCCCGAAAAATCAAGTAGAATGTTACCAATGCTAAAGCCATCAGTGCTTTTTCTTAGGAAGTTAAAGATTGCCTAAATTCACAACACAAGTTATTCAAGCGAAATAAATCTAGTCTTGAGACAATGATTATAGggatttcaaaaaataaataaataatgaaaatattcATCTGCCTTTGGAGCATAACCAACAAATTAGTTTCTGATAACAAATTATGTATAAAAAAAAGTCTCTGCTAACAGGTTTTAgtttaaaaacaaagaaaatagacGAAAATGGGATTTCGACAATCATATAAATTCGAAGCagaaataaatttgaaagaaTCCTTACCTGGGGAATATATTTTATAACTGTCATAGATACTTGAATTCCACTGCAATATAAtcaatttaagaaaaaatttagAATGAAATTAAATCATATTTATGTGTCAAAGCATGGTGAAGCTGAAAGAGGAGAACAAATGTAACTCCACAGACTTATGACAGCTGATATCATCTGACTAAGATACCAACATACACAGTAGCAGGAAAAAGGAACACAACTCTAAGCTGTTGCACTAAGATAATACAATAAATAACCAACAAGTCTAATGGAAGGAACTGGGTACTGAGACACAAAAAGGAACACAATAGGAGTTGTACTTCAAATCATGTCTCCTAGACCCCTACCATAGAAAATGTTTTGTAGATAAGcctataatatattatatataaccAAAATATGAACCATCTCAAAAGAATTATTCATAAACCTGTCTAACACAACATTAAATCAAGATTCTTTGGGAGGCTTATCATGtaagattaaaaattttgtaggACTCTCGAATTAGAACCAAAATACTTCCATTCAAAGCATCGATTTCTTAACACTCTTCATTACTTATTAGTGCTGACTAACTATATAGATGAATAGAATTTATTTGCATTGTTGCCTAAATTATTCAAAGTGACTACTTATGAGGATGTCTTCATGTTAAGATGATAACTAAGAACGGCTACATGGTTTGACATGTTTGACTAAATTGCTTATCATAATACTTGTTAATATCTTAACTATCATCTTCACATGAAAACATATTCATGTGAGCAGCCACCATTATTCAAAATGAGAAATAATCTTTCTCCTGATGTGCAACCAAAGTTCCAGTTAAAGGTGGAAGTATGATGGTCTCAGAATGCACTGAGATATATACCAATACCTACCACATCAGATCCctcaaatttataataaaacaaaattaaattcaacaaTATCAAATCCCAATGCACTAAATCCAGTATAACGCTAAGATCACATCAAATCATATATTCTATGGAGTTAAATTGAAGGTTAGAAAGCAGGAAAGGGATGCAAATAAAAGCACAATCATACTTGAAAATGGAGAGAAGCCAGAGCCAGGAATGAGTAGGCAAAGCAATAAAGAAACAGACTGCAGCAGTAAGCCAAGCAACAGAGACAATTCCAATAGAAATTTTGGAGACTTTCTGTTCCCCGCGCTACAATGAGGGGGGAAAAAAACAAAAGTACCAAgttcagaaaaataaaaaattcaagcAATAGAATGgagaatcaaaataataatctCAAATGGAGGAGATGTTCATCTTACATCATAGATTGCAATCTGGAATAGGGTGATTGCTGTTAGTAGAACAGCATGGATTGAGAAAGCAACATCATTGGCAGCCACAGGTATCATCTGAAATAgattaataaaaagaatcaaaGTCGTAAGAATATGAGCTGATTTAAGATCCCAACATCAAAGATTTCATGAAAATGAGAACCAGATCCTTAACAGTATGGCATGGCACAAAAGAAACGAGTTTAGGTTAATGCTCACTTTGATTCTATATGCTTAAGCcattttattttcgaaaattttaacaAGTTAAAACACTCCCTATAGATAACAAACATGAGTCCACATTAAAGCAATAATCCGATTGGTGTTTGTTAGCTATATATTGAAATCCGAAATACACAGTCAAAATAAGTTaaccaatatatatatttatacacaaataatAATTTCGTGTGCAGATATCATTTTTGATATGCATGGGGACTAGAATATACATCAGTTAAACGAGTTTTGGTGCATTTCAAAGAAAAGTGAAAACAAATTGAGGTTACTTTGATTAGtgaaaaaaagaggaaaatcGAACCTCGCCATAACCGTATTTCTTGTAGTATTGGTTCTGAATAGCAGAGCTGAAGTACAGAGAAGCGTTGTATATGAGATAGGAACTGTGCTTTGTCAGATTCAACAGCACGAAATCGAAGTTCAGCCCCACAACACTGAAATTCAACACAAAATGAATTAAGaataaatagaaataaaaaataaaataaaaaagcgGAAAGGTCAAAGGAGGAACCTCTTCCTGCGAAAATTCAAGATGACTTGAGGGTAGAAGCTTATGGACCAAGAAAAGAAAGCGAACCAACCCAGGGCTTCGTAGGTGACTTGCAGTGGAAATGAATTCCATGAAGCCATAGTTTCTCACTCTCTTCTTCTTGATTCTCTTCTGTTCCTTCGGTTTCTCAGTTCCTATGCAAAAGTTTCTTCTCAAACTCTATTTATAAGAGGGACCGTGGACCCTTCATAAACTTAGAActtagtaattttttaattttgttaaattaaaatttttaaataaaataataatatatattaaattgaTATTAGGAAAAATCAGTAATATTAAAACTTTGCATTTATTTTCAGataaataaaaacagaaaaaaaaatgcaCACATTTCAACAATGATATTGAATTGCTTTCTTCTCGTTGCAATGATTCATCACGTAACTGTGTCTCATCGGTGGATGGCTTCGACCATACCCATACTCAAAATCTCATGTTGTAGTTAGACGCTATTGAGGGCAGGTTCATGCTGAAAAAGTttcttaataattaataaaattattaaatacaaATAGACGAATGAATATAGTTATGGATAGACCAATGAATATAGTTAGATCAGGAttgaattagtttaattaaatatttaataaaattattaatacaaataattttatattgataatttaaatgttttttacatttaatgcaaagTAAAAGACCACTATGGATACTCTTATTTGGGGTTTTTTTTTTccacataaaaatatttaataatttttttctttcacttGTCCCTAAGGATTATGAATTTATGATTATATGTAGAGTCTATTTTGTCTATCATTGTAGTAGTTATAGTGTTATACTGGTTATCTAAATTTGACAACACTtagaaaatattattaaaattagaaaaagtaTATAAAGCCAATAGAATAATATCATACTTTTTATTTATacttttcaaattaaaaattgtttacaaatattaaaaaatactttaattttataatagcCTTGAATTGAAATGATCTTCAACATTTTCCGTAACAAGCAAAAACCACCAAGGAAACCAAAGCTCAATTTAATCAGTCAAAAAGCTAACCGAATCcggtaaaaaaaaatatgataagcAATTGTATCAACAATTTAGCAAGCAAACTGATAAACAATCAGCAACAACGTTGATAGCACAATTTCACTTATAGCAGCCACATGAAAGAGCACTTAATCAATGATATAACACATTGAtgaacaataaaaattaaaacataagtAGCACAAATAACAGAGACCTAAACTTAATGCTAGAACAAATAGTCTTGTATTCCAATTTCCAAGATCTGTAGACCTAAGTGGCTAGACTTCAACACAATGGAGTATTCAGTTGAGGGGGAGATGGAGAAGAAAACAGATTATTTCAAATGAGGATATTCACATTAAAAAACTTCAAAAGAAAGTGTGTCAACTTTAGACAAATTGGTGAAGCCGTGCCTACTACAATAAAATATGATCTTGGCAAAACAAAATCACTGCAGCATGTGTAATTAAAAGGCTACCATCAGTTTGGTATCCAATTGGCCATTAATATTTATTCCAAAAGCAATGAACACTGACCACTCTAAATAAAAGAACGTTTTACAAAAGCGGGATCAGCTTTTTATTGGCTATTTTACCCCCGCATATGAAGGAAAAACAAAATCCCAGCATCAATGATGAAATGCAAACGTCATCATGCCTCTAAAATTAGAATTTCAAGCTTTGGGCTGAAGTGACTTGATATGTTGGATTTGCTTTCCGGGGTTCAAACCCTTTGGGCAAGCACGAGCACAATTCAATATGGTGTGGCAGCGATAGAGCTTGAATTCATCATTAATGGCCTCCAATCTCTCCTTAGTGTACTCGTCGCGACTGTCACTTATCCACCTGCAAATTTCATCAGAGACAATGTTTTAGGTTTaaacaacaaaacaagtgaCTAGTAAAAAAACCTAACAGAATACAGAAGATCTAGCACAAAAATTAAATgggaaagaagaaaataaacacCTTCTAACACTTATGATTCAGTAAGGTAAAAAAGCAATTTAAATTTATCCATTCCTAATAGagaatgatttatttttaaatctttgTTCATCTATGACATTGTTTGTTAGCTAGAACTACCATAAGACCTACCCATACATCTGATACAAACAAGAAGAAAAGCAGGGAGCTAATAATTCATAGAGCACAACGATAAGTTTGTACATCATGCACTATGCACaattatcatataaaaaacTCATGATAAAGCAGAAAAAGCAAGTAATGAAAGACAATATCTACTGCACTCAGTGATCTGCACAACCATAACATGAGTGACTAAAACAGAAACAACAGTATGCTAAACTACCAAACTAAGATCACATAAATATTTGAAAGCAAACAATACGAATATAGGGGAAACAAAGGGAAGGTAGGTATTAACTACCTACAACTGCAATATCATATTCAGTTACAAAAACGTCAAACTCTTTCGCATcaatcattttcatcaagaactAACAAACTCTTGGATATACATGCTCAATAACAAAAACCCCACAGAATTTAAAGCATGCACAACAGAACCATATATCGGGAAGCAACCATTGAATAAGAAACTACTGATTATTTTACAGGCCACAGAACCATCATTTCTTTCTCAATTATGAAGTATGTTCTTGTTCTAGATAAATGTTAGAAGAACAATACCTCAAAAGATTGTCTAATCGAACAAAAATTGTAATTAAGCACACTATGCAGGGAAGACAAAAAGGGTGAATCAAACAAGATCACAAAATAGAGCAAATAGCACACATAACCAAAGATTAATCCCTTGCCAAGGGAAACAGGTGAAGCAACATGAAAGCAAGATCCAATTTTTCACTATTAGCATAGAGGAAATCAGGAAAATATCCATAAAAAAAGGGGTTTTCATTTCCATGCAGTGTAATATATAGATGTAATTTAAAAGAAATACAACAGCCAAAGAAAGAGCTCAAAGTGTTATCCAATATTGCCGGAACTATAGAGAGATGTTTGA includes:
- the LOC130932736 gene encoding cystinosin homolog, which translates into the protein MASWNSFPLQVTYEALGWFAFFSWSISFYPQVILNFRRKSVVGLNFDFVLLNLTKHSSYLIYNASLYFSSAIQNQYYKKYGYGEMIPVAANDVAFSIHAVLLTAITLFQIAIYDRGEQKVSKISIGIVSVAWLTAAVCFFIALPTHSWLWLLSIFNGIQVSMTVIKYIPQAIFNFLRKSTDGFSIGNILLDFSGGVGNYLQMVVQSVDQDSWVNFYGNIGKVLLSLVSVLFDILFIIQHYVLYPTAKKGSKWVDSSEQDEQVREHLVTPDQTAQENV